AtgcattttttaaaacaaatccgATGGACTAATAAATGTTTTGGCCACAATGAGCAAATGTGTATTTGAAGAAAAAAGGTTGCAGAACTCGCAAAAAAAGAATTGTTGggtttctcttgcagcatttgcAATACTTCATGCTTCAGGAGAGATGAATGGTATCAAAACCTGTTTAGATATAAAATACTAGAAGTAGCAAATGCCACACATACGAAACAAAAAAATTTAGTCACCAATTAATCTGacatatgcatgtttttggacggtgagGGGAAGCCGGAGTATCCAGAGGGAACCCACCATGTACAGTATGTACATGAGGCGACGGTACTAACCACTACACCACCGCCtgtatttttccagttttaatATAAATTATATCTACTCCTCCTGCTTCAATTAGAACTCTTGAATGTATATATTCCTTTTTCATACTTTAAAAGTTTAACTCATCTTCTGCTTCCCTCAAAAGCCTCTTCCCAATGTTTGTTTCACTCTTGTATAAGCACAGCATGCTAGGTGTGATCTTACCATGCTTTTGCTGCCCCAAGTTGTACTGCTGCATCCTATAGGCAGTGAACTCGTAGGAGGACATGGCAGGTAGAGCAGAGCCATGCAGGTGCgtcacacagagcagcagcacaaCAGCAGCAATGCTCAGCAACATCGTGTCTTGTCTGGCTGTGATCTCAGTCTGTGAGAGAAGGATGATGTTAGCTGTCATACAGCTTGAAGCCACACAAACATGTATAGGTAGCAACcaaatgtgttttcattacaGTTTTTAGGTAGgggggattcagcaggacagacCAGATGAAACGGCATAGTGTTATGAGGCACTTTTAACAAAGTTTCATAGCAACTGGTGGCTGAAGATGAGGCGTTCGTCTTGTAATAGTCACTCTCACGGTACCGACCAACATAGATGTCCATGAGTAGACTTTCACACTCGTACTGTCAAACTATTACCATGAAATACATTATACTAGTAGCCCAATTTTGCTCACCTGTCTCCTTGCGGTTCTGTCTCATCAGCCTTGCTTCACAGTCTTCTTCAAATTCAGCTTTACTTGTTGCAACATGGACACACACTTCTGTTAACTCCTTGGATTCAAGGCATCTAGGTAAGCCACCATTCACCATCTGCTCCCAAGGGATCAACCCAAGGCTAATCACAAGTGCCCCACCCCCCCAATCCCCCACACTCTCTACTTCTCTACCGTGCATCCATCGGGCTATCTCTCTCTATCATACCTGCCCTGGCCGTAATGTTACTGATTTCAGTATGTAATCACCCATCACAAGCACGGATTGTGTGGGAGGCACTCGCTGTTTGTCTCATCTCATGCTGGGAGGACTGCCTGAATCTGAAGACGTGTTggcctgggaaaaaaaaaaaaaaaaacaactcgtgTTTCACAAGACTAGGCAAAGAATTTCAAAGGGACACGGCACTATCAAACTTGAGATAtctaatatttattttttgatttGTTGCACTATACACAGAACTGTAACACTGTTAAAATCTAAATGGAACCAGTTCACAATCATCATGACAGGCATTTGacaagtgaaaataaaaagaaaaaaaatgaacacacaACTGCATATAAatagcttttgtttttgttacaaCAGATTATTCTAAACTCAAGAAGTTGGTCAAGCTATTTCTTAATTTATACAACATCGGCTATGAGTATTGCACACAGTAGAGGGAACCTGTGACGTGTGTGTAAATCCACTTGAATGATGTTGATGGTAGAATAGATGCTGCAACATGGTCAATCACACAGTCAGtccctctgtgtttctgtacaCAGTTAAAATCCCCTCCGCTGGCAAATGGATTAGTGACATTTTAGGGCGCCACCTGTGCAGTTAATGACATTTTTCTACTTTAAACAGTTCACTTCATAGACTTCACACGTGGTACCTTTTTTGCAAAGGAGATGTAGATAATTGCTTAACGTGTATGCCATTTTGTAAACTAAATCCTTTGATACACTGCATTTGCAGCTTCGGGTTTGTCCGTCTCAAACTAATACATTTCATCAGAGGAACATTCTAAATAACATTTAATTCAATATTTACTTTCTCAAATCTTTACTGTTATACACACAGTACTGCACCTTCCTGTGTTTGTGCCCATTCATTGCACATTGCATCTCCATTCAGTGAGTCACTGATCTTGCTTTTGTTGTTGCTTCCGGTGCACTCGACAATTTTGTAATAAATCACAAGCTATCCCTCCTGTAAACTTGATAAGAGCTCAACAGTAATTAGTGAAGTTATTCTAAAGGGAATATTTATCAAAGTGTTATGACTAAGATGTGGTTCACTTCTACAACTAATAGTGCTTTTGAGAGACTCAGCCTAACCTTCCATGATATTTTTGCCTCAGAGCAGCATTGAACAGCCACCGTCTGCCTGGAAAAAGCAGCCCACATCTACGGAGCTTTCCAAAGGTCTATAGAGTAACTCAAACATAAAAATAAGAATACGAACAGTGTGGGGCAACTTCCTATTAAACTCCACTAATAGCGGTGAATGGCATACTGTAAAGCGTTGACGATACACAGACAGTTGTGTCTGGTGCTACATTTAGAGTTCTTGTTCACGCATTAGACAAACGTGTCATATTGTAACTCAGGAGGAATATACACACACTTATAAtcctagaaaaagaaaaacttcaagtagatttaaaaaaaagaaaaaccccaaaacatttGAACTTCCCAAGGTGAAAAGCCGTGTcctatttcaaaacaaaaggaaataacAATTAAAACGTTCCCATCCAAGCAATTTGGCATCACCTCATACACATTCCTCATAAGCAGGTATTACAACAAAAACTGTACAACTAAGTTTTTATCCTCCCTATCTGTCCATTCCCCTCACTGATATGAACTATATTGTAGCCATCAGTGGTGAACGCTAACATTGGCAAACACACGTAAACTACACACTAATTTATGAGCTCCCCTCTTTCATAATTAGAATGTTTTTTCTAGGCTTACTGATACAACAGTAGGTGTACCCAAATACGACTTCTCTGTTTTGCAAAGCACACAATGTCTCCTCAACCCAAGGACCGTTGACTGTGGCTCAACAGAAACTGATAAATCGTCTGCACATCTGTCATCAGGACACAGCGTTAACAGgcaacatgcattttttttcaccTGTTTATTTGGACtgaatataaaacaggtttaatCAGTGCAATCTCAGTGTAACGGATGGATTACTACCTCAGCGTTGAGAGTGTGAGCGCTAGTGTTTTATAAGCGGCTGGATGGTTTCGCACCATTTCCCTGGGCAAGTCGGAAACAGACTCACTGACAGAAATgagaaaaagggagaaaaaaaaaatggccacTAGCAAACTTCCAATCTCCTTTCGTCCATCGTAAATGACCACCAATTACATGACAGTGGAAGAAGTCGACTGCTCGGGTGGTCCGCAGACACAGTAATGACACCTTGTCCTTTGGCTGATTTCCTCTCATCCCATTTTGTCGTTTTTTCTTCTTGCACAGCATTACACAATCCTTCAAGGTCCTTGTAAACCAGAAAATCCACAAGCAAGTCATGGAATCAAACAAAGGAGAAGCAATAGTAGCATGTTTTCCTCAGAGGTAACGTTTCTGCCATCAGTCAATCAAACACGCGCAGATCCTGCCATAGGAGGAACATGCACAGGTACTGTACATATTCAGTCAGTTTCTCATTTTCATAATCTATAGACCCTTGTTTTACCCTTTGTGCCTCAGCCGACCAGCAGTTTTTGCTTCAGCAGTTGGCCTGAGGGCAGGAAGGACATtgaagggggaggggggctaCTGGATTTGACAGGCTGTCGAGGGGGTAGCCTGACAGCACATGCAGGTGGGGTTGACTGCTTTAGGGGGGATCAGATCCAGGTCTTCGTCATCTGGAATCTCATCGAGTCGGTACCCGTCCTTCAGGAGCTGGATGTTCAGGTCCTGGTTGATTTGCTGCAGAAAACAAAGGAAAGAGTACACGAGCAGAATTTCAGGACAGCTCAGTCAAATCCAATGACCGGGAAtaagcttctttttttatttcttataaaAGTAGGTGCCGTGCTGATTctaaaaatatatttgatatgaataaatatataaatcaataaatactgGTTCCAATGATTAAAACCTCGCAGAAAGCAGAAACATAATGTCAAATCGCCACATTGTTGACGGCAGTCGAAGGAGGCAAGAggctaaaaacaaaagaaatgccaCTTCAAGAAGAAATGAAGAGTAATCTATTTAGATGATTATCATGGAGAACTCATTACAAGTGAATATGAATGCTTGAAGGAGACAGAATACATTACTTGAATGAGTGCACATACAGGAGGCCTGGTGTGACACAGGAAGAAGGTGATTACATGGTGATGTTTGTGGTTTCGCCAGATGACGCTTTGAAACAATATAATATGTGTATAGATACCTGGTCCCTCAGACATCTCACCTCGGCTGAGGAGTATCCTGATGAAGAGTATCTGGACATGTCGAAGTCATCATCACTGAAAGACAGACGACATCTTCAGTTAGACACCGAGGATTATAATTTTGATAAAAGACGCGTAGAGCAACGATGTTTTCTGTGAAGTGAAAATCTAACGAGACGAGACGGTGGCAAGGTCAGCTGTGATATAAGAGGAACAATTAGAAACTATTAACAGTGCAGCTCCAAATGAGCGCAGCTGCTCGAAATGAAAGAAACTTTTTAAACCACAGAAcgtggtttaaaaaaatctgtcatATGGTCACAGGAAGTTACTTTATTAATAAGCATATCTTAAAAACAACAGACGCTGACCACAGTGCCATAAAGGCTGAAACATAGTGGATACACAATTCACTGATTGATTCGAAGGAACACAACTAAAAGAAACGGTACAAGTGGAAGCATACAGAGGGTGCAGACTTTGTCATGTGATAGCATTCGGAGACGTGAGAGAAGAAAATATTACAGCCTACAGGAAATTATATGATAAAACAGAGTTGTGACTTATATACGCCACTGAAGAAAATATGTTTGTGCAAGTTGTTGTCATATGAGGCCGATTGATTCCACATTTTAACAAGCACAGATAATACTGCGACCCAGGGAAAATCATTAGCTTTATTGACATGGAGGAGTGAACGGATAACAATTTAGTCCGACTAACAGTCTCATTTTCTATTATTTTTGAGGAGTGGTAACATCACAATGATGCAGCTAAGGGTCTCTTCCCCGAAACAGAGGAACGTGAGGGTCTTCAACAAGAGGAACAATGACACCATTGCTCAAAGGGCATGCACATGAATCTAAACTGTGGACAATAAACAAGTGAGTGTCCAGTGTTGTTGAGAGTCAAGCAGCTTTTCAGAGAGAGTATATGATGCAATGTATCACGTAAGCTTTGTGTACTGCCAGAGATCTCACATTACATGAGAGGGTTTGCCTCATGTGGCGACATACGGGGGGGATATGAAGAGTGGGACTCATCTGTGTCAAATACAGACCTGCTgatacaggggggggggggggggggggggggggggggggggggcgctctctctgagctgcttttGAATGTCCAAATCCTCACCCAACTGTCCTCTAATCCTGAGCCCTGAGGAGAGGCTTTGCCCCTTTTTAGGATCCCTTCTGTTAAGAACTCTGTCAAGTTGCTCTATGGATTAATGTAACACGAAGACAGAGAAAGAGCTTAGCAAAAACTAGCAAATTTCTCCCTTTAGGTCACCTCCTCTGTTCCTAAAATCTACATTTCTCTATCTGGGTGTTATTCTATTTGTTACAGAGGTTAATGCAATGAATTGTACTTTACTTACCTGTCAGTGTCCAGTGCTACCAGAGGCTTCTCGTCGGGGCTCTGGTCTAAAGAAGAGTAGCCTTTGTTTGGCACCACCAACCTATGAACAGCACAGGACACTTCTGTATTAGAGGTAAACAAATTGAAAAGCTATCCAACATTCACGTTTTGTGACAAAGTTCCACAATGAAACACCCAGAAAAACACTTGAGAATGTACAAGTcataaaatagttttttttaaaaaagacatattgtACATATGTGTACATTGTATTCCTCCTAAGTATGACATTTATTCCCCAAAAATGAATCTGCGGCCTTCAGACTGCTAGCAGCGCTAACAGTTCTCTGGGGTCAGACCAGTAGCTTTTCTTATATTTCCACTAATCCACCACAGAGTGGGGATTAAACAGATGAGCCAGTTGTCAGTGCTGTGGGCTGAACTGGGCTTATGCTTCGtggtttagatttttttttccccagcatTCATGCTCACAAATCATCTAATTTCTTTTCTCTAAGATGTCTTGTTGTGCACTGGCTGTGTTTGGCTGTGACATTAGAAGGTTTTTAATAGCTGCCAAGCAGGCTGGCAGCAATTAAAGCCTTAAGAAGCGGGACGCACAGTGGTCACGTTTTGCATTTGAGTCGGTTGCAGTATTTTGCACCGAACACTTTGCTTGTAATGCTAATGAATTGTAAAGTGTAGCATTTGTGGCTGAATCGGTCCACATAACACTGAGATAAAAAGGCAATGGAGGTGTTTACCTTGTCCTGGCATTCTTCTTGGGTTGCTGATTG
The Odontesthes bonariensis isolate fOdoBon6 chromosome 3, fOdoBon6.hap1, whole genome shotgun sequence DNA segment above includes these coding regions:
- the fam219aa gene encoding protein FAM219A isoform X2, with the translated sequence MMEEIDRFQVPPVNGETQPLDPAASSASDAQPDTKGETVAMNYKPSPLQVQIEKQRDLARKASVKNGTVGSPVNQQPKKNARTRLVVPNKGYSSLDQSPDEKPLVALDTDSDDDFDMSRYSSSGYSSAEQINQDLNIQLLKDGYRLDEIPDDEDLDLIPPKAVNPTCMCCQATPSTACQIQ
- the fam219aa gene encoding protein FAM219A isoform X1, which produces MMEEIDRFQVPPVNGETQPLDPAASSASDAQPDTKGETVAMNYKPSPLQVQIEKQRDLARKASVKNGTVGSPVNQQPKKNARTRLVVPNKGYSSLDQSPDEKPLVALDTDSDDDFDMSRYSSSGYSSAEVRCLRDQQINQDLNIQLLKDGYRLDEIPDDEDLDLIPPKAVNPTCMCCQATPSTACQIQ